A DNA window from Boseongicola sp. contains the following coding sequences:
- the sufC gene encoding Fe-S cluster assembly ATPase SufC: protein MLNIKDLHVKLEEEDKQILKGVDLEVPAGAVHAIMGPNGSGKSTLSYVLSGRDGYEVTGGSATLEGEDLLDLDPEERAAAGLFLAFQYPVEIPGVGNMTFLRTALNAQRKARNESEISAAEFLKLIREKAKSLKIDADMLKRPVNVGFSGGEKKRNEILQMAVLEPKMCILDETDSGLDVDAMKLVSEGVNALRDAGRSFLVITHYQRLLDHIQPDVVHIMANGRMVKSGGPELALEVENNGYADILAEMA from the coding sequence ATGCTTAATATCAAAGATCTGCACGTCAAACTTGAGGAAGAAGATAAGCAAATCCTCAAGGGCGTGGATTTGGAAGTGCCAGCGGGTGCGGTGCACGCCATTATGGGCCCCAATGGCTCAGGAAAATCGACGTTAAGTTACGTGCTGTCTGGTCGCGACGGGTATGAAGTGACTGGCGGGTCGGCAACTTTGGAAGGCGAGGATCTACTTGACCTTGATCCCGAAGAACGCGCTGCGGCAGGATTATTCCTGGCGTTCCAGTACCCAGTCGAAATTCCCGGTGTGGGCAACATGACGTTCCTTCGCACCGCCTTGAACGCTCAGCGAAAAGCACGCAATGAAAGCGAAATCAGTGCGGCGGAGTTCCTTAAGCTCATCCGCGAAAAGGCGAAGTCGCTGAAAATTGATGCTGATATGCTGAAGCGGCCTGTAAACGTTGGATTCTCAGGTGGCGAAAAAAAGCGCAATGAGATTTTGCAGATGGCGGTTCTGGAACCAAAGATGTGCATTCTAGACGAGACTGATTCGGGACTTGATGTTGACGCTATGAAATTGGTTTCCGAGGGAGTTAATGCACTTCGTGATGCTGGCCGTTCGTTTTTGGTTATTACGCATTATCAGCGGCTTCTTGACCACATCCAACCTGACGTCGTTCACATCATGGCCAATGGCCGAATGGTGAAATCGGGTGGTCCGGAACTGGCTCTTGAAGTGGAAAACAACGGCTATGCGGACATACTCGCGGAGATGGCATAA
- a CDS encoding Fe-S cluster assembly protein SufD: MTLPASELSETEERLMSMSLPKGGFTAEARTSALARVRQIGLPSRRDEYWKYTRPDLLAAIDPTSSAPLRTDTPIFGDIDKVRLVFVDGVFDADASDDIKLEGVEVSLLSAADQKDIHWAKSLYGELEAAGQNPVKRPFAALNTTSATEGVLVRATGTAPKPLHISYRQSSQTSDAIIHHCIRVEDGASLTVLETGTPGARSNIVTEFDIMEGATLHHVRPQGRAHNRQVASHIFARVAGNACFKSFTLALNGKLTRNECVIDIVGDDAVAHVAGAALGDGVNGEFHHDDTVFITHRGLNCESRQVFKKVLRNGAVGVFQGKILVEEGAQKTDGYQISQALLLDDDAQFLAKPELEIYADDVACSHGSTSGAIDETALFYLRARGISRQDAQDLLTLAFLAEAIDEIEDQALADDILHRLERWLSRHRGE; this comes from the coding sequence ATGACATTGCCTGCGTCTGAACTTTCAGAAACCGAAGAGCGACTGATGTCGATGTCGTTGCCGAAGGGCGGGTTCACCGCCGAGGCACGAACATCTGCGTTGGCACGCGTTCGGCAAATTGGATTGCCATCGCGTCGCGATGAGTACTGGAAATACACACGCCCTGATCTTTTGGCTGCAATTGACCCAACTTCGTCCGCTCCGCTGAGAACCGATACACCCATCTTTGGTGATATCGACAAGGTGCGGTTGGTCTTCGTTGATGGCGTCTTTGATGCCGACGCATCGGATGACATCAAGTTGGAGGGGGTGGAAGTTTCGCTCTTGTCCGCTGCTGACCAGAAAGACATTCACTGGGCAAAGTCGTTGTATGGCGAGTTAGAGGCGGCTGGACAAAATCCGGTTAAGCGGCCCTTTGCGGCTTTGAACACCACGTCTGCAACAGAGGGTGTTCTTGTCCGTGCAACAGGCACAGCGCCTAAGCCGCTGCACATTTCTTACCGTCAGTCTTCGCAGACGTCTGATGCAATCATTCATCACTGTATTCGAGTTGAAGACGGGGCGTCGTTGACGGTTTTGGAAACCGGTACTCCGGGCGCGCGAAGCAATATTGTGACTGAGTTTGATATCATGGAAGGGGCTACGTTACACCACGTGCGGCCGCAAGGGCGCGCCCATAACCGACAGGTCGCGTCACACATCTTTGCTCGCGTGGCCGGTAACGCGTGTTTCAAATCCTTTACACTGGCTCTGAACGGGAAGCTCACCCGGAATGAATGCGTCATTGACATCGTTGGCGATGATGCCGTTGCTCATGTTGCAGGGGCAGCTTTAGGTGACGGGGTTAATGGTGAATTCCATCACGACGATACTGTTTTTATCACACACCGTGGGTTGAATTGCGAAAGTCGGCAAGTTTTCAAGAAGGTGCTTCGCAACGGTGCGGTTGGCGTATTTCAGGGTAAAATCTTAGTGGAGGAAGGTGCTCAGAAGACTGATGGCTATCAAATTAGCCAGGCGTTGTTGTTGGATGACGATGCGCAGTTTTTGGCGAAGCCAGAATTGGAAATTTATGCCGATGACGTGGCCTGCTCCCATGGTTCCACAAGCGGCGCAATTGACGAAACTGCCTTATTTTATCTGCGCGCACGGGGAATAAGCCGACAGGATGCGCAAGACCTTTTAACCCTTGCTTTTTTGGCTGAAGCCATCGACGAGATTGAAGATCAAGCTCTCGCAGACGATATCTTGCATCGATTAGAGCGTTGGCTATCTCGTCATCGTGGCGAGTAA
- a CDS encoding YIP1 family protein, with product MSVVLDVLRTYRAPRLIMRRRIGSVEREDRALATLMAACTLIFVAQWPRLSREAFQNVETTLEALMAGALFGWLVIAPLAMYGIAFSVFLLMRLLRSSVSAYESRMSLFWALLAAAPLWLLTGLMSGFSGATTGTRVIGALALGAFLVFWGLGLKEMASQTRVEAQ from the coding sequence TTGAGTGTAGTCCTCGATGTTTTGCGAACGTATCGCGCGCCGCGGCTGATAATGCGCCGTCGGATAGGCAGTGTTGAACGTGAAGATCGGGCGCTTGCGACGCTTATGGCTGCTTGCACGCTCATCTTTGTCGCTCAGTGGCCGCGCCTGTCTCGAGAGGCGTTCCAAAACGTTGAGACAACCCTAGAGGCACTAATGGCTGGCGCATTGTTTGGCTGGTTGGTTATAGCGCCGCTTGCAATGTACGGAATTGCATTTTCAGTGTTTCTCCTAATGCGTTTGCTTAGGAGTTCGGTGTCCGCCTATGAGTCTCGAATGTCTTTGTTCTGGGCTTTGTTGGCTGCCGCGCCGCTTTGGCTGTTGACGGGATTGATGTCTGGGTTCTCGGGCGCGACCACAGGCACTCGTGTCATTGGAGCCTTGGCACTTGGAGCGTTTCTTGTTTTCTGGGGGTTAGGACTTAAAGAAATGGCCAGTCAAACCCGGGTTGAGGCCCAATAG